Sequence from the Methanomassiliicoccales archaeon genome:
ATGTAACCTGACTTCTTTGCTTGAACTTCGAACTTGAATTTTCCAATTGGGATGTCGTCTGATCTGATATCGGGATTGCCACCCTGTGCCTCGACAATTTCTCTGAACTTGGCCAAGGCTTTCCCCGACTCGAGGATTTCCTTCGCCTTATCAACACCTCTCATGATTCCGCCCATCTCAAGGAGCATACCTGCGAGCTCACATGACTTCTCAGCAACACTACCAGGGAGCTTGGAGCCTTCGAGGATGGAAATCGCCTCCTTTGCCTCCAGTGCGGGTCCTATCGCCCTCCCGACAGGTTGTGCACCATATGTAATCGCACACTCAACCTTTATCCCCAGCCGCTCGCCCAAATCAATGAAATCGCGCGCATATGCTTTCGCCTCGTCAATATCTCTCACCTTCGTCCCCTCTCCCGTGGGGATGTCGATGACAACGTAGTCCGCTCCTACAGCTTTCTTCTTCGACATGATTGATGCCAGAAGTTGCGCATGCGGGTCAATTCCTAATGGATATTCAACGCGGATGATAAGGTCGTCTGCAGGGGCGAGGTTGACAGATCCGCCCCAAGCCATGGTGCCACCGACTTTCTCTGCAATCCGCTTCAGCTCAGCGGCGGTAAATTCAACTGGCGCAAAGACCTCGACGATATCAGCGGTGCCGGCAGCACTGCTGATCGCCCTTGAGGAAGTCTTCGGGATGAGGAGTCCAGCCGCGGCAACGATGGGGACGACAAGGAGAGTCACCTTATTTCCCGGTACCCCGCCAACGCTGTGGAAATCGAAGACTGGTGACCTGTCAAATTCGATCTTGTCGCCAGTCTCAACCATCGCAAGCGTGAGGTCTGCAGTCTCCCTCAGGTTCATCCCATTGATGTGCAGTGCAGTCACGTACGCCGCCAGTTCAATGCTCGAGAGGTTCCGGGATGCGATGTCGCTCACGAGTGTTTTGATTTCTTCGGTGGTCAGTTCCATCCCGTCCATCTTTTTCCTGATGTACTCGATTGAATCAGGCTTGCCCGTACCAATGATATCGACTTCTTCCCCAATCTCTGCCCCGAGTGTTTTGAATGTCCTCCCAAGAATCCCGATCTCCCCAGGGTTCACGACAGAGTCGGTTGTTTGCACGATCGCTGTGATCGTCGTCCGCTCGTGTGCGATCTTGACACGGTCCTGCTCCCTGACTCCCAATTCCATGCAGTCTTCATCATGGAGTACCGCGGTGTATTCGCCAGTGTCCATATCGATGTACTTGACCTTGAGCCTCATTTTCTCCCCCACCTCTCAAGTGCCTCTCTTAGTTCCAAATGGTCACTAGCATAATCCTCGAGCGGAATGCCGTGAAACGCGGCGTCAACGGCTTGAACCATCGCCGTTGCCCCCGCTCTCACGCCACGTGGATGACCAGCGACACCACCTCCCGCCTGGATCTGTATATCGTTTCCTGCGATTTTCATGAGCTCTGGCACAAGGGCAGGATAGATGCCACCTGAGCAAACTGAGATAAGGCTCTTTAATCCGAAAAACTCCTCGGTGCAAGCTATCTGGGACTCGAGATCTTCTTTTGGAGAGCCTTTCATCTTGCCTACGCCGAAGGTTCCAATGTGTAGTGCGTCCCCACCGCACATCCTGGTAAGTTTTGCTAGGGGTTTCATCGCGATTCCATGGTCTCTGTTCCTCGTGATCGCAGCATGCATGGTGCGATGAACATGAATAGGCACCTTGATTGACGGATCCTCAGCAACTGCCTGGACAGCGGCAAACCCGCAGGTCAGAACATCGATCATGATCTCGCTCGCTCCGAGTTCCTGCGCTCTCTCTGCGACCTCAACGATCTTGTCGCCCCGCGTTGAGATATTTATGGCGTGTATCATCACATGGCCACTTTCGCTCTTGACTCTATCGAGCGCTTCCGCGATCGCGACGACACGGTCTTCGAGCGGGCAGAACCTCTGGTTGACAAGTGTCTCGTCATCTTTACTGTTTGTAAGCCCGCCCATGCCCGCTTCATAAACATACATGGCCATCTCTTTCGGCGACAGACCTATTTTCGGTTTCACAATCGTTCCCACCAATGGCTTTTCAGGTCTCTTGAGTATCCTCCTTATCCCTTCCACGCCGAATTTTGGACCTTTGAATTCTTTAACTATCGAGGCTGGGAACTGAACATCCTCAAGGCGGACTCCCTTGAGCGCCTCTAGTCCAAAGAGATTCCCAGCAATAACACTCAATATCTGTGGCACACCTCCGATATCGAGGCTAAAATCCTCGACCGGGAATGCGATGGTTACAAGTCTCCCCTTGATATCGATGACTTTTCCACTCAACCTCTGGAAAACCTCATCTCTTAGCGTGCTAATTGAAGTCCAGGTGCCCGTTGATTGCTCAGTTGCAATGGCAGCAGCTGCCGTCTTTATCGGTAGGTCTGTCTTGACCTTGTAGACGCAGATGACATGGCTGTCTGGATCAACGCTCTCACCAAGATGTAAATACTTCTCAGAATACTCCATTCCACTCACCACCCTTCTCGAAAATGAATTCTTCTCCCAACTCCCTGACGATGATCTCATAAGCAGCATAGGGCGAGATCAGCCCAAGCTCCGTTACGATCGAATCGATATATTCTGGAGGGGTCGCATCGAAGACTGGATTGAGTACTTTGACATTATCAGGGATCTCGTTACGGTTGACAATTTCACCGGCATCTCTTTCTTCAATTTCAACAAGCTCACCAAATAATGTGCGTGGAGAAAACTTGTATGTCTCGGCACAGACGACGAACGGTACCCTCGCCTCCTCGGCAATCAATGCAATCTGTGACGTCCCGATCTTGTTGATCACAGCGCCATTTGAAGCTACCGTGTCTGCACCGACAATAACCAGATCGACTTTCTTCATCGCCCATCTCACCGCGCTGTCGATGATGAGCGTCGTGGGAATCTGGTGTGCAGCAAGTTCTCTGACAGTCAATAGTCCCTGCCTCCACGGTCTTGACTCGGTAGCGATGACCTCCACATCCTTCCCCTGCGCATGTGCGGTCTTGATGACGCTCAGGGCAGCTTTACTGTTACAATGGGTGAGAATGCAGTCGCCCGAATTAATTCTCCTCGACCCAATCTCCCCTATTACTCTGACGGCTTCCCTTGATTTCGTGACGAAGTGATCGGCATTTTTCACAATCATCGATTTTAACTCGTCGACGGAATTGAAGTTCTTCATGTTTTTTATAACAGCGTGGACAGCATTCCAAAGAGATACCGCGGTTGGCCTCGTCGACAACAGTATTTCCTTTCCTTTCTGGAGAAGTGCTCGGAACTGTTCAATATCATCCCCGTCATATGAAAGTGCAAGATCTCTCAGGGCAAGTGCGGCTGTTCTCGCAATCTCACCAGCACCGCGAATCTTCATGCTTCTAATCTGTTCCGCGATCTCTTCAATACCCATCGTGGAATCGATGATTTAAGCCAGTATTTAGTCTTATCCATCATCGTAACAAACAATTTGTGTGCTCACATGACCAGCGCTCTGGAAGCAAGGTGTTTCGGTGCGTCTAGGAATTTCGCTCTCTAAATCCCAAGGGTTCTTTCCAGGTCCTTGAGACCTAGCGTATTGGCCACATTCCCCTTTTCGAGCCACCCTCTCCTGGCAGTCGCCACGCCGAAAGTCATGTAATCGAGTTGATCGAGACTGTGTGCGTCGGTCCCGATCGCCATCATGACACCATTCTCTTTCGCCCACTTCGCATTCACATCATTGAGGTCAAGCCGCTCAGGCAGGGCATTGATCTCGAGCCATACTCCTTTCCCCTTTGCCTCATCGATGATCCTCTCTAGATCAACTTCATATGGATCACGCTGCTCGATGACGCGCCCTGTCGGGTGGGCGAGGATTGTCACATAATCGTTTGCCATCGCGGTGAGGATTCTCTCTGTCATCTCCTTCTTACTCATTTTAAAACCAGAATGGACAGCGGCAACGACGATGTCTAGATCCTTCAGGATCGAGTCTGGATAATCGAGTCTCCCATCACTCAGAATCTCCACTTCAGCTCCTGTAAGGATGCGGAATCCATCGATCCTCTCATTGATCTTTCTCGCCGTTTCCATACTCTCAATGAGGTCTTGCCCACTCAGTCCGCCGGCGACTTTGAGCGTTTCGGAGTGATCAGTAATTGCGAAGTACTCATAACCACGCCGCTTACATTCTTCAGCGACCTCTTCGATCGATGCGCTTCCATCACTTAGATTCGTGTGAACGTGAAAGTCCCCGCGGATATGATCCATTTCAATAAGATGCGGTAACTGATGATCCGCAGCTGCCTGGATTTCGCCCCTGTTCTCCCTCAACTCAGGTGGAATATAATCGAGTCCGAGAATGCCGTAGACCTCCTCCTCACTCCTACCGGCGATTTTCTCGCCCGTGTCTTTAGTGAAAACGCCGTACTCGTTGATCTTATACCCCTTTTCAATCGCTAGCCTTCTCAGCTCGATGTTATGCTCTTTAGATCCAGTGAAGTACTGGAGGGCAGCTCCGTAACTATCGACGCTGACCACCCTGATATCAACCTGGACGCCATCCTTTAACCTGACACTCCCCCTTGTGTCGCCCCTCGCAAGGACCTCCTCGACTTCAGGGTTCGAAACAAAAACGTCCATGACCATTGAGGGATTGTCGCTTCCAACAAGTATGTCGATATCGCCGATCGTTTCTTTCATCCGTCTGAGACTCCCCGCAACGCTTACTGTCCTCAGTTTTGTGACTGAAGCGATATATTGCTCAATCTTTTTCCCATAATAATATGCATAGCCGAGCAGCATGCGACCGCTGCGCTGTTCAATGATCCTTATCCCTTTCAGTATATTCTCTTCAGATTTTTCACCAAACCCTTTCAGCCTTCGTATCCGATGCTCCTCGGCAGCCTTCTTCAGCTCGTGGAGATTTGTGATCTTCAATTCCTTATACAATCGCATCGCAGTCTTAGGACCAATCTCTGGTATTTCCATTAATTGGAGCAAACCTGCCGGGAGTTCCTCCCTTAGCTGTTTGAGATAATTGAGTTCCCCTGTCTCGATGATCTCCCTGATTTTCTTCGCAATCGCCTTTCCGACGCCTGGTATTTCCTCGAGCTTGCCCTCTTTGTAGTACTCGGTGATGTCTTTTCCGAGCGTTTCGATGTTTCTCGCCGCCTTCCTATAGGCCCTCGGTTTGAACTCGACGCCCTTGAGCTCAAGTAGATCGGCTATTTCGTACAGAATCGCCGCGATCTTCGCGTTGCTCATGATATCGCTGAAATGAGTAGGGCGCGCGAGGAAATTAATTTGTTCCTAATGCCGGAAGACTCGGATCCCCGTGAAGACCATCGCCATTCCGTGCTCATCTGCTGCCTTGATGACTTCGTCGTCCCTCACAGAACCTCCAGGCTGGATGATGGCGGTGACACCTGCTTTTGCCGCCTCGTCTACACCGTCCCTGAAGGGGAAGAAGGCATCCGATGCCATGACGCTCCCTTTTGCATCCTCCTTCGCCTTGAAGGCAGCAATCATCGATGAATCGACCCTGCTCATCTGACCAGCACCGATACCGACGACCCTTTCATCTTTCGCGAGGACAATGGCGTTGGACCAAACATGTTTGACGACTTTCCATGCGAACAGCATCGACTTCAACTCAAAATCAGTCGGCTTTCTCTTCGTTACGACTTTGAGATCTTCTGGCTTGAGCCTGACATAGTCGTAAGTTTGGGCGAGTAATCCGCCTTTGATCTTCTTCATTTTCAACTCTGGTCTTTCGTCAGGGGTGATTGGTGCGTTCGTCCTCAGGATCCGTATATTCTTCTTCTTTTCTAAAATCGAAAGCGCTCCCGGTGTATATGACGGTGCGATCACTGCCTCTACAAAGTGCTTTCCGATTTCCTCTGCCGTAGCATCGTCGACTTCCCTGTTGATGCCGATGACACAACCGAATGCCGCAACTGGATCCACATTATACGCTGCCACGAACGCATCATGAATGTTATCTGCGCTCGCGATCCCACATGGGTTTGTGTGTTTCAAGACCGCTACCGTTGGCCTGTCGAAATCCCTTAAAATATCGAGCGCCGCTTCGAGATCAAGAATGTTGTTGTACGATAGTTCTTTTCCGTGCAGCTTTTCAGCTCGCGAGATGCAGACACCAGTCGCAAACGGATCGACATAGAAGGCGGCTGATTGGTTTGGGTTCTCCCCGTACCGAAGATCGAGCGCCTTTTCGAATCCAAGCACGAGATTATCTGGGAAGACTTCCTGCCCAAATTCTCGCCCAAAATAATTTGAAATCATCGCATCGTAAACGCCCGTCGTTCTATATGCCTCGACCATCAGGGCTTTGAGTGTTTCTTTGCTTATCGCACCGTCCGTTTTCCGCATTTCCTCAAGGATATAATTGTACCTTCTCGGATTCGTGATGACAGCGACGGAATCAAAGTTCTTCGCTGCTGCTCTGATCATGCTCGGGCCGCCGATGTCGATATTCTCGATGATCTCGTCGATAGTCGACCCATGTTTCAGAACGGTCTCCTTAAATGGATAGAGGTTGACAACAACCATATCGATCTTCTTGATACCCTTTTCTTGGAGCTGCCTCATGTGTTCTGGATCATCCCTTCGTGCGAGAATACCTGCGAAGATGAAGGGATGAAGTGTTTTAACTCGCCCGCTAAGCATCTCGGGGAATCCCGTCACTTCAGAGATTTCGACAACGTCGACTTCGTTCTCTTTCAAAAGACGAGCGGTGCCGCCTGTCGATATGATTTCGACGTCGAACTCCTTGAGCCCCCTCGCGAATTCTACGATTCCACTTTTATTTGAAACGCTGATCAGCGCCCTCTCAACCTTCATCAAATGATCTCCTCCGGCATGGTTTCAGGCATTCGGTGATCATCGAATGCCGGGGATATATGACATACACAATGATAAATACAATTGTAAACCACGGCGGGCGATACCCGTTTCTCACCATCAAGTGAAGGGACCGCAACATTTCGGAATTTGCTGTTCAATGGTTTCCCGAATTTTCAAAAGAATTTAAATTGTAAACAGCGGTTCTCCCACCGGGCAGTACTATGATCATCATCGGTGAGAAGATAAACGGGCTTTTCGCATCTGTGTCAAAGGCGATCGATCGTCGCGATGCGGGTTATATTCAGGAACTTGCATTATCGCAGGTCAAGCATGGGGCGCATATTCTCGATATCAATACGGGACCTGGGAGGGAAGACGCGCCAGCTGTTATGGAATGGCTCGTGAAAACAGTTCAAGAGGTTGTCGACGTGCCGCTCAGCATTGACACACCTGGACCTAAGACGATGGAAGCAGGCCTAAAGGCTTGCAAGAACAAGCCTATCATGAACTCGACGACGGCGGAGCGCAAGCGCATGGAGAAATTCTTCCCTCTATGCAAGGAATACGATGCGGAGATCATCTGTCTCACACTCGACGAGCGGGGAATCCCCAACGACGCGCAGTCGCGCGCTGAGATGGCAATGCTCATGATGACCACCGCTATGGAATACGATATTATGCCTGAGAAAATATACCTCGACCCGCTCATATTACCAGTCGGCGCTGCGCAGGATCAGTGTAAGAAAGTCATCGAAGCGATTCGGATTTTCCAGACATTGAACGAGCCTCCGCCACGGACAGTTGTTGGCCTGAGCAACGTCTCAAACCTGACGAAGGAGCGGAGCCTCCTAAATAGAACCTACCTCGCCATGCTCATGGGAGCCGGTTTGACAGCCGCGATATGCGATCCTCTGGACGAGGAGCTCATGAAGATCGTTAAAGCTGGGGAGATCCTGTTGAATCAGCGGCTGTATTGTGACGATTTCCTCAGGGCCTGAGTGACGGCATCGAGCAAACAGCCAGTGGGCATATCTCGTAAGCAAATCTGCATACAGACGGAATTAGCAAGCGCTATAACCTAACAGTAGGAATAGAAATCGGGGAGTCGGTAACATTTCAATGACGGCGTGCTACCGACTTATGTATATGACCAGAAAATTTGATCATGATCCCTTGCAGGTAAGATCCTACCTCTCAGACCAGAGAAACATTGGTTTTCAGATCAGACCGTAGGCCTCGGGTAAAGTCCAGCCTGCCTAACGATTTCAGGTACGATCTCTTCCCAAGCGATCGCCATGATATGTACGCCGTGAACCCCCTTAACCGTTTTCAGGTATTCGATTTGTTCGATGCAAATCTTGACACCTTCAGCTTTTGGATCCTTCGCCCTTTTCATTCTGTCGATAATGCTATCGGGAACGATCATCCCTGAAACCTTGTTTTTCATGTATCTTGCCGCACCTACTGATTTGAGCGGGATGACGCCTGCGAGAATGTGTACTCTCTTATCTAGACCCCTCTCCCTGACGCCTTCCATCCATTTCTCAAACCGCTCCATGTCGTAGATAGCCTGGGTCTGGATGAAGTCAGCACCGGCATTGACTTTCTTGGCAAGCCTTATGACTCGGAATTCAAATGGGTCGGCAAACGGGTTCTCGGCAGCGCCGAGAAAGACTTTTGGTGCCTCCTCGAGTTCCTCTCCCCCGCAGATTCTCTTTTCGTCCCGCATCTTCCTGAAAATCAGGAGCTCTTGTATCGAATCGATGTCGTAGACGTTTTTCGCCCCCTTCTCGTTGCCGAATGTCTGGTGGTCCCCAGTCAGGCACAGTACATTCTTGATCCCAAGCGCCGAGGCGCCGAGAAGATCAGACTGTAGCGCGATTCTATTCTTGTCACGGCATGTCATCTGCATGACCGGTTCGACACCTTCCTGGAGACAAATCACAGCTGATGCGAGGCTCGAAAGACGAACGATCGCCGTCTGGTTGTCTGTCAGATTGAACGCGTCTGCGTAGCCCTTGAGCATGCGCGCGTGATGTCTCACGACCTCTGGGTTCGCAGATTTCGGAGGGCCTATCTCTGCTGTCACTGCAAAATGTCCAGCTTCGAGAACCTTTTCGAGATTACTTCCTGCTTTCATTCCATGCCCCCCTTCACCGCTTTCTCCTCGGAGGTGAGTATCGCCTCCTGTTTAACGATCCTTCGCGGTCCGCCGCTGTGGCTTGTGATCCAATTTTTAGGCGGAATTATCTCCTCCATCAGCTCGAGTTTTCCGAGTTTCTTGAGGCTATGGTATATCTGGTCCCAGGCGCATGGTGTCGTCTCAGGGTTAACCTCGCACCTCCCATTTTGCGACCCACCGCACGGCCCGTTGAGGAGGCTCTTCGAACATCTGGCAATGGGGCAGATACCACCAGTAAGATGGAGCACGCAGTCCCCACACCCCGCGCATTTCTCGCGCCATACCCCTTGTTCTTCGGGAGCACCCATGTTCGAGGTGTTTAGGCCAGGAACCACCCTGATGTCTGGGTAAGTCTCCTGCATGACCTGAGCGCCTACGCCACAGGCCATTGAAAGGATAGCGTCCTTCCCCAGAACGATTTTCTTGATCTCCTTAACCCATTCCTTTTCGCATTGCCGCTCGACGGTAATTTCGTCAACTTCCCAAATGCGACCGTGCATATCAGAATAGAGTTTCAGCGACTCCGCAACAATGCCAACTTCTTTTTCCCCACCTGCAAGGCAGATCGCGACGCAGGATCTACAGCCTGCGACAAGGATCTTCTTATGCCCCTCTAAATTCCTGATGATCTCTTTCAGCGGTTTCTGTTCAGCGATGATCATGGGGTCACCTTCTTCAACGGACTTAGGCCTATCCTTTCAACCCTTGAGACCATCTCATCGACAATTTCTTTAAACTTCCAGGCCATATTTGATGCGACATTGAACATTTCGACGCGTTCCCCCTCTATCCCGATTTCTGATAGTATTCTTCTTGCGTATTCGACTCTCTTCTTTGCCTCTATATTCCCATATTCGTAATTGCAGTTCCCCTCGAGACACCCAGCGACGAATACTGCGTCAGCCCCCTCTCTAAAAGCTCTGAGGATGTGTAGAACATCGACTCTCCCAGAGCACGGTAATCTGATAATCATCACATCAGGTGAATACTCCATGTGATTTAGTCCAGCGAGATCAGCTGATGCATAACCACAGTAATTGCAACAGAATCCGACGATCTTCATCTGCGAGCTCATTTCAAAACCCCCTGATGGCGGATCTCACCTGTGTGGTCAGTTGAGGGTCAGAATAGAAATACATCTCGATTGCCTTGCTCGGACAAATCCCAACACAAATCCCGCATCCCCGGCATTTCTCTATTTCAATTTCGGCCTTACCAGCCTCTCCGATGAACGGTGCCTCATACGGGCAACTTCTCACGCAGGTCAAACAGGCAGAACACTTTTCGGGGGTGACCTCGGCAACCACGCCACCGATTTCAATGTACCTAGATTTGACAAGTGCCGCGGCACGCGACGCAGCGGCTTTGGCGTCAAGCAGAAATTCGAGGGCAGGGGCGTACTCGGCAGCGCTGCCACAGAGAAAAATACCTTCCCGGATCGTCGCAGCTGGTTTTAGTTTAACCTGCGTCTTCCTGAAAAACCCGCCCTCCGTTAGTGGTATTCTCAGAGTGCGAGCGATTGTTGCAGTACCACCAGCTGTTCTAGGGACTTCTCCGAAGACAACATCTGCCGGAATTCTCAGCGTTAAACCAGAGCTAGCATCATCGACGATGACGCTAAGTCCCGTATCCTTCTCGACGCGCACTTCTGTCTCAGTCCGGATCACCCTAATACCTTGTTCTTGGGCCTTCTTGTAAACAAGTTCATGCATTCCGTAGGTCCGCACATCCCTGCATATGATTGTGATTTCTGTCTTTGGGTTGAGTTGCCTGATGCGCGTTGCCATTTCAAAGACGTCCGCATCCCTGTTAGATCTGCAGGAACCGGTGTCTTCGTTCTGTGTTAGTAGGATCACAATTCTTCGCTGATCCGTTCTTGCTCTCTCACTCTCTTCAAAAAGATTTAGCGGAATCACTCCCTTCTCTCTGAGATCCGCATCCGAATTCTCCTTTTTGATTGAGTCCATTGCTAGAACTACAGCACCGCATTCGATGTCCATTTCCTCGGTCCCCGTTGAAACGAGTGCTCGGAATTGACCAACATGTCCGGAAAAGTCGACAATTTCTGCGTTCATGAAGATCTTTACAAAAGGATTCGTCCTGAGTCGTTGTAATCGCGCCTCTATGCTCTCAATGAGATCTCCACCGCATATCATCCCAGATTTCTCGAGAGAAAATGCATCTTCTGGGTTGGCAATCGCCACTTCTATGCCTTCTTCCACGATTCTTGTGGCTGCTTCAATCGCAGTGATCCCATTTCCAATGACAAGGACTTTTCGACTAGCAACTTCCAACCTGGTGTATGGCGACGGGACGAGAAGTCTGCACTTTGCAATCGCTGCGGCTATAAGTGCCTTCGCCTTATGTGCCGCATCTTCCTTTCGATGTACGAAGGCGCACTGCTCCCTGATGTTGGCGATCTCAAACATAAATGGGTTGATTCCCGCTTCAATCGCAAGATCCCGGAAAACCAACTCGTGGGTCTTTGGGGAACATCCACCAATGACAAACCTTCCGACTCCAAACTCTCGCAAAATCCTCTTGATCTCCCCCCTCCCCTTTGAGGAGCATGCAAAATCAAGCGCGTAGGCGACTGTCCTTCCATCCTTTTCGGAAATCTCTCTTGCGATCAAATCGACATCGATCTTCTCGCTAACTGCGCCACCGCATCTACAGAGAAACACAGCGACCCTATCATCCACTTCGATCCGGTCTTTGATGTGAAGATCGCGATGAGGCCTAGAAGATCTTGTTGCGGTGACGAGTGCGATCATCTCGTCTCCTTTGCCAAATGAGACATTCTCACTCATTTTGACCCCCCGATGAAGGCTGCGACACGATTTGCAGTAGCGACACCCTCCATGAAGCTCTCCTCAATGTCCTTTGGCCCTGTGCAGCAACCAGCAGCGAAAATCCCCTTATGCGCATCCTCGGTATACACGAATCCCGATGGCGTCAGTTCGATCCCTAGGACTGCTGACAGCTTCTGGGTATCGGAATGTGGCTGAATTCCGATCGAAAGCATCACGAGGTCGAATTCTTCCTCCTCAATCTTGTCCTCCGTGAGTGTTACATATCTCACAACTGGTTTTCCATTTTCTGATTCCATTATCTCAGCTGGCCTAGACCTCACAATCTTGACTCCCTGGTTCTTCCTCGCCCACTCGAGAAGCTCATTGTCGACTAGATCGTACGGTCTCCAATCCATGAAGAAAAATGACACCTCGCTTTCAGGGTATCTCAATTTTATTAGTTGAGCGATCTTGAGTGAATATTTACAGCAAACTTTTGAGCAATAAGCGGCCCCTGTTCTCTCATCGCGTGAACCAACGCACTGGATAATTCCAATTTTCTTAAATGTAGCTCCAGTGGATGGTACACATAGCTTACCAGTATCGTTTAGCATCTTCTCTATTTCGAGGGAAGTGAGTACATTTTTTATCTCGCCGTACCGTAGTCTTCGGTCTTTAGACGCTTCATATGGTGCAAAGCCGTTTGCTACGATGATCGCGGCGACGTTGAGGTATCTTTTCGACACCTTCGCCTGGAAATCAATCGCACCAGTTGGACAGATCTCCGAGCATTTTTCACATGACTCTCCTTTCATTCTTATGCATTTGTCTTTGTCGATCCAATATGTCATCGGAACGCTTCTGTTGAATCGTGGTTTGATCGCGCTTCCAGCAACTGGACATACATCCTTACACTTCCCACATGCTATGCACGCGTCTTCCCTGACGAACTGCTTCTTTCTGACTACAGTGACTCTGTATGAGCCAGGTTTCCCGCTTACCCTCGCAACCTCTGAGTTGGTCAAAACCCGGATATATCTAGACTGAGCGACTTCGTATAGGCGATCAAGGGAGAGGCAGACGTCACACTTAACGCACTGGATCTCACCCTTGCAGCACAGTTCCGATGCCCTTCCACCAATACTCGAATCCTTCTCGACAATTGTAACAAATATACCGCGCTGCGCGAGACTGAGTGCAGACG
This genomic interval carries:
- a CDS encoding AMP phosphorylase, which translates into the protein MRLKVKYIDMDTGEYTAVLHDEDCMELGVREQDRVKIAHERTTITAIVQTTDSVVNPGEIGILGRTFKTLGAEIGEEVDIIGTGKPDSIEYIRKKMDGMELTTEEIKTLVSDIASRNLSSIELAAYVTALHINGMNLRETADLTLAMVETGDKIEFDRSPVFDFHSVGGVPGNKVTLLVVPIVAAAGLLIPKTSSRAISSAAGTADIVEVFAPVEFTAAELKRIAEKVGGTMAWGGSVNLAPADDLIIRVEYPLGIDPHAQLLASIMSKKKAVGADYVVIDIPTGEGTKVRDIDEAKAYARDFIDLGERLGIKVECAITYGAQPVGRAIGPALEAKEAISILEGSKLPGSVAEKSCELAGMLLEMGGIMRGVDKAKEILESGKALAKFREIVEAQGGNPDIRSDDIPIGKFKFEVQAKKSGYIAGINNKDIVRIARTAGAPKDKGAGIVLNKKRGHKVDMGETLFTIYAENEAKLERAVGLARRLEPMSIEGMVIARVPSFSRVSG
- the purH gene encoding bifunctional phosphoribosylaminoimidazolecarboxamide formyltransferase/IMP cyclohydrolase, coding for MKVERALISVSNKSGIVEFARGLKEFDVEIISTGGTARLLKENEVDVVEISEVTGFPEMLSGRVKTLHPFIFAGILARRDDPEHMRQLQEKGIKKIDMVVVNLYPFKETVLKHGSTIDEIIENIDIGGPSMIRAAAKNFDSVAVITNPRRYNYILEEMRKTDGAISKETLKALMVEAYRTTGVYDAMISNYFGREFGQEVFPDNLVLGFEKALDLRYGENPNQSAAFYVDPFATGVCISRAEKLHGKELSYNNILDLEAALDILRDFDRPTVAVLKHTNPCGIASADNIHDAFVAAYNVDPVAAFGCVIGINREVDDATAEEIGKHFVEAVIAPSYTPGALSILEKKKNIRILRTNAPITPDERPELKMKKIKGGLLAQTYDYVRLKPEDLKVVTKRKPTDFELKSMLFAWKVVKHVWSNAIVLAKDERVVGIGAGQMSRVDSSMIAAFKAKEDAKGSVMASDAFFPFRDGVDEAAKAGVTAIIQPGGSVRDDEVIKAADEHGMAMVFTGIRVFRH
- a CDS encoding dihydropteroate synthase — protein: MIIIGEKINGLFASVSKAIDRRDAGYIQELALSQVKHGAHILDINTGPGREDAPAVMEWLVKTVQEVVDVPLSIDTPGPKTMEAGLKACKNKPIMNSTTAERKRMEKFFPLCKEYDAEIICLTLDERGIPNDAQSRAEMAMLMMTTAMEYDIMPEKIYLDPLILPVGAAQDQCKKVIEAIRIFQTLNEPPPRTVVGLSNVSNLTKERSLLNRTYLAMLMGAGLTAAICDPLDEELMKIVKAGEILLNQRLYCDDFLRA
- a CDS encoding ribose 1,5-bisphosphate isomerase encodes the protein MGIEEIAEQIRSMKIRGAGEIARTAALALRDLALSYDGDDIEQFRALLQKGKEILLSTRPTAVSLWNAVHAVIKNMKNFNSVDELKSMIVKNADHFVTKSREAVRVIGEIGSRRINSGDCILTHCNSKAALSVIKTAHAQGKDVEVIATESRPWRQGLLTVRELAAHQIPTTLIIDSAVRWAMKKVDLVIVGADTVASNGAVINKIGTSQIALIAEEARVPFVVCAETYKFSPRTLFGELVEIEERDAGEIVNRNEIPDNVKVLNPVFDATPPEYIDSIVTELGLISPYAAYEIIVRELGEEFIFEKGGEWNGVF
- the polX gene encoding DNA polymerase/3'-5' exonuclease PolX produces the protein MSNAKIAAILYEIADLLELKGVEFKPRAYRKAARNIETLGKDITEYYKEGKLEEIPGVGKAIAKKIREIIETGELNYLKQLREELPAGLLQLMEIPEIGPKTAMRLYKELKITNLHELKKAAEEHRIRRLKGFGEKSEENILKGIRIIEQRSGRMLLGYAYYYGKKIEQYIASVTKLRTVSVAGSLRRMKETIGDIDILVGSDNPSMVMDVFVSNPEVEEVLARGDTRGSVRLKDGVQVDIRVVSVDSYGAALQYFTGSKEHNIELRRLAIEKGYKINEYGVFTKDTGEKIAGRSEEEVYGILGLDYIPPELRENRGEIQAAADHQLPHLIEMDHIRGDFHVHTNLSDGSASIEEVAEECKRRGYEYFAITDHSETLKVAGGLSGQDLIESMETARKINERIDGFRILTGAEVEILSDGRLDYPDSILKDLDIVVAAVHSGFKMSKKEMTERILTAMANDYVTILAHPTGRVIEQRDPYEVDLERIIDEAKGKGVWLEINALPERLDLNDVNAKWAKENGVMMAIGTDAHSLDQLDYMTFGVATARRGWLEKGNVANTLGLKDLERTLGI
- a CDS encoding RuBisCO large subunit C-terminal-like domain-containing protein, giving the protein MEYSEKYLHLGESVDPDSHVICVYKVKTDLPIKTAAAAIATEQSTGTWTSISTLRDEVFQRLSGKVIDIKGRLVTIAFPVEDFSLDIGGVPQILSVIAGNLFGLEALKGVRLEDVQFPASIVKEFKGPKFGVEGIRRILKRPEKPLVGTIVKPKIGLSPKEMAMYVYEAGMGGLTNSKDDETLVNQRFCPLEDRVVAIAEALDRVKSESGHVMIHAINISTRGDKIVEVAERAQELGASEIMIDVLTCGFAAVQAVAEDPSIKVPIHVHRTMHAAITRNRDHGIAMKPLAKLTRMCGGDALHIGTFGVGKMKGSPKEDLESQIACTEEFFGLKSLISVCSGGIYPALVPELMKIAGNDIQIQAGGGVAGHPRGVRAGATAMVQAVDAAFHGIPLEDYASDHLELREALERWGRK